The window ATCCGTCCGTCTACGGCGACGACCGCGTGTTCGTGGGCATATCCGTCGGCGACGAGGCGCTAGACGGCCTGGATGCGTTGGCCGAAGCCGGCCATCCGGTGATCCGGCTGACATTGAGCGACGTGCACGACCTGGGCGCCGAATTCTGGCGCTGGGAGCTGGCGACGGCCGTCGCCGGATGGGTGCTCGGCATCAACCCGTTCGACCAGCCGAACGTCGAGGAGAGCAAGGCCAACACGGCGCGGGTGCTGGCGGGCGTGACCGACGGCGCTTCACCCCTGTCAGACCAGGCCACGTCGGCGGCTGGAGAAGCCCTGCGTGCCGCTGGCGCGTCGGGCATGACCGCAGCCGAGGCGGTGGCGACGTTTCTCAGCGACACGGCGCCGGGCGACTACGTGTCGATCCACGCCTACCTCGACCGCACGCCGGCCCACGAGGCCCGGCTGCGGGACATTCAGACGTCAATTCGCGACCGCACCAATTTGGCCACGACCTTGGGTTTTGGCCCGCGGTTTCTCCACTCCACCGGGCAGCTACACAAGGGTGGACCGAATAGGGGTGTATTCATGCAGATCACCTGCGATCACGGTGAGGACGTGCCGATTCCGGGCGAGGCCTACGGCTTTGCCACGCTGATCGACGCGCAGGCCGAGGGCGACCTGCGGTCGTTGCGCGACAAGGAGCGCCGGGTGCTGCGGCTGGCGGCAAGCGAACCGGCGGCGGCGCTCGACGAGCTTGCCGCGGTCGTGGAGAGACTGTCGTGAGCGCGGCGCAAGAGGCGACGCCGGCCACGGCCGTCGCCTCCGACGGCCAGGCGGCGCGCGGGAGCCACGATGCGCCGAAGCCCGGCGATCCCCATGCGCTCATCATTTTCGGCGGATCTGGCGATCTGGCGGGACGCAAGCTCATTCCGGCGCTCTACAACCTGCGGCAGGACGGCCTGTTGCCGGATCGGTTCGCGGTGGTGGGGCAGGGGCGCCGTCCGATGGATGACGACTCCTACCGCGCGACGCTGCTCGAGGCGGCGTCGAAGTACTCGCGCAGTGGGGCGCCGGAGGCCGAGAGCTGGGACGACTTCGCGCAGCGGGTGCACTACCTCAGGGGCGACTCCAGCGACGACGAGGGCTTCGACCGCCTGACGGCGGAGCTCCCGGCGCTGGAGGAGGCGCACGGGACCGGCGGCAACCGCATCTTCTACCTGGCCACGCAGCCGAGCCTGTTTCCCGAGGTCATCCGGCGCCTGGGCGCATCGGGGCTGACCGAGTGCCCCGGAACGTGCCGCATCGTGATCGAGAAACCCTTCGGGCGCGATCTTGAATCCGCCGCCGCGCTGCACGCCATCGCCAACAGCGTGTTCGACGAGTCCCAGATTTACCGGATCGACCACTACCTGGGTAAGGAGACGGTGCAGAACGTGCTGGTGTTTCGCTTTGCGAACAGCATCTTCGAGCCGGTGTGGAATCGCCGCTACGTGTCGCACGTGCAGATCACGGTGGCGGAGGAAGTGGGCGTCGAGGGTCGCGGCCGCTACTACGAAGAGGCGGGCGCGCTGCGGGACATCATGCAGAACCACATGATGCAGTTGCTGGCGGTGGTGGCCATGGAGCCGCCGGTGGACTTTGGCGCCGACGCGATTCGCGACGAGAAGGTGAAAGTGCTGCGGGCCCTGCGGCGCATGAGCGTGGCCGACGTGCGCAAGCACGTGGTGCGGGCGTCATACAGCCGGGGGCGCATGAATGGCGCCGACGTGCCGGCCTATCGCAGCGAAGACGGCGTGGCCGCCGACTCGCTCACCGAAACCTATGTCGCGGCGCGGTGGTTCATCGATAGCTGGCGCTGGCAGGGCGTGCCGTTCTACATGCGCACGGGCAAGCGGCTGACCAAGCGCGCCACCGAGATCGCCATCCAGTTCC is drawn from Chloroflexota bacterium and contains these coding sequences:
- the zwf gene encoding glucose-6-phosphate dehydrogenase; translated protein: MSAAQEATPATAVASDGQAARGSHDAPKPGDPHALIIFGGSGDLAGRKLIPALYNLRQDGLLPDRFAVVGQGRRPMDDDSYRATLLEAASKYSRSGAPEAESWDDFAQRVHYLRGDSSDDEGFDRLTAELPALEEAHGTGGNRIFYLATQPSLFPEVIRRLGASGLTECPGTCRIVIEKPFGRDLESAAALHAIANSVFDESQIYRIDHYLGKETVQNVLVFRFANSIFEPVWNRRYVSHVQITVAEEVGVEGRGRYYEEAGALRDIMQNHMMQLLAVVAMEPPVDFGADAIRDEKVKVLRALRRMSVADVRKHVVRASYSRGRMNGADVPAYRSEDGVAADSLTETYVAARWFIDSWRWQGVPFYMRTGKRLTKRATEIAIQFRSVPHRLFSDSSSDGVPPNRLVMRIQPNEGISITFEAKQPGPSVRVRPVRMDFGYGQGFAEESPDAYERLLLDVMLGDQTLFIRGDEAEAAWAAVMPVLSAWRFDEGHPLHFYQAGAWGPDAADDLLASDGFRWRRL